A stretch of Myroides oncorhynchi DNA encodes these proteins:
- a CDS encoding DoxX family protein, with product MKTTKITFWVSTSLFSLFMLFSAYNYIASPEMKEAFVYLGFPDYFRIELAIAKALGAIVILLPFLSSKIRGFAYAGFTINLISAAVAHLSMGEPISSLGFIVVAAVLLGVSYWSSLTQNSTKQN from the coding sequence ATGAAAACAACAAAAATAACCTTTTGGGTATCCACTTCTTTATTTTCTCTTTTTATGTTATTTAGCGCCTATAACTATATAGCATCACCAGAGATGAAAGAGGCGTTTGTATACCTAGGGTTTCCTGATTACTTCAGAATAGAATTAGCCATAGCAAAAGCATTAGGAGCCATCGTTATCTTACTTCCATTCTTATCATCAAAGATAAGAGGATTTGCCTATGCAGGGTTTACCATTAACCTAATATCCGCAGCAGTAGCACATCTATCAATGGGAGAACCTATTAGTTCATTAGGTTTTATAGTAGTGGCAGCAGTTTTATTAGGAGTTTCTTACTGGAGTTCATTAACCCAAAATAGCACTAAGCAAAACTAA
- a CDS encoding winged helix-turn-helix transcriptional regulator, which produces MKDKTPLNKSSQCQTRIVAIKDTMSLLSGKWKVYIIGTLLYGGKMRYMDLMREVEGIGTKMLSKELQDLEANHLISRTVVNTKPITVEYELTEYGKTLEGVITEIMAWGQHYRKTVFNSNGNQM; this is translated from the coding sequence ATGAAAGATAAAACTCCGTTAAACAAGTCTTCCCAATGCCAAACTAGAATAGTTGCAATCAAGGATACCATGAGTTTACTCTCGGGAAAATGGAAGGTGTATATCATCGGAACGCTCTTATATGGAGGGAAGATGAGGTATATGGATCTGATGCGTGAAGTAGAGGGAATAGGTACTAAGATGCTGTCAAAAGAACTTCAGGACTTAGAGGCAAATCACCTAATTAGCCGCACTGTGGTAAATACAAAACCGATTACTGTGGAGTATGAATTAACAGAATATGGCAAGACCTTAGAGGGAGTTATCACTGAGATTATGGCGTGGGGACAGCACTATCGAAAAACAGTTTTTAATAGTAATGGTAATCAAATGTAA
- a CDS encoding bifunctional transcriptional activator/DNA repair enzyme AdaA — translation MEVNKQYETAREAIAYIVANHYRQPSLSEIASAVGLSDSHFQRLFTAWVGSSPKQFLRYITLNYAKYVIKAKLENTLFDVADEVGLSSSSRLHDMFVSIEGMTPNEYVNGGATLVISYSYWDTLFGKMVVASTVKGICHIAFVVDDNDGLDRVRQDFKNATLIEEKKEIHKAVISILNRQGDLTQVKLHLKGTPFQLKVWEALLQIPEGQLSTYGLLAEQLENPGASRAVGTAIGRNPIAVLIPCHRVIQQTGLLGGYMWGPEKKRLIVSWELSKAQQ, via the coding sequence ATGGAAGTAAATAAACAATATGAAACAGCAAGAGAAGCGATAGCCTATATCGTAGCTAATCACTATCGACAGCCTAGTCTATCTGAGATAGCAAGTGCTGTGGGGTTAAGTGATTCTCACTTTCAACGTTTATTTACAGCGTGGGTAGGTAGTAGTCCTAAGCAATTCTTGAGGTATATCACACTGAATTATGCTAAATATGTCATCAAAGCGAAGTTAGAAAACACCCTGTTTGATGTAGCAGATGAGGTAGGACTGAGCAGTAGTAGCCGACTACACGATATGTTTGTGTCTATCGAAGGAATGACTCCGAATGAGTATGTTAATGGGGGAGCTACTTTAGTGATTAGCTACAGCTATTGGGATACCTTGTTTGGCAAGATGGTTGTCGCCTCTACTGTGAAGGGGATATGTCATATCGCATTTGTCGTGGATGATAATGATGGATTAGATCGGGTACGTCAAGACTTTAAAAATGCGACATTAATAGAAGAGAAGAAGGAGATACATAAGGCGGTTATCAGTATATTAAACAGACAAGGAGATTTAACCCAAGTCAAACTACACCTAAAGGGAACTCCATTCCAATTAAAAGTTTGGGAGGCGTTGTTACAGATTCCTGAAGGGCAATTAAGTACTTATGGATTATTGGCTGAGCAGTTAGAAAATCCTGGAGCTAGTAGAGCAGTGGGGACAGCCATAGGACGCAATCCTATCGCAGTGTTAATCCCCTGTCATCGTGTGATACAGCAGACGGGACTACTAGGTGGATATATGTGGGGACCTGAGAAGAAAAGACTTATCGTGAGTTGGGAGCTAAGCAAGGCTCAGCAGTAA